Proteins encoded within one genomic window of Bos indicus x Bos taurus breed Angus x Brahman F1 hybrid chromosome 18, Bos_hybrid_MaternalHap_v2.0, whole genome shotgun sequence:
- the TMEM147 gene encoding transmembrane protein 147, whose protein sequence is MTLFHFGNCFALAYFPYFITYKCSGLSEYNAFWKCVQAGVTYLFVQLCKMLFLATFFPTWEGGIYDFIGEFMKASVDVADLIGLNLVMSRNAGKGEYKIMVAALGWATAELIMSRCIPLWVGARGIEFDWKYIQMSIDSNISLVHYIVASAQVWMITRYDLYHTYRPAVLLLMFLSVYKAFVMETFVHLCSLGSWTALLARALVTGLLALSTLALYVAVVNVHS, encoded by the exons ATGACGCTTTTCCACTTCGGGAACTGCTTCGCCCTGGCATACTTCCCCTACTTCATCACCTACAAGTGCAGCGGCCT GTCGGAGTACAACGCCTTCTGGAAGTGCGTCCAGGCCGGGGTCACCTACCTGTTCGTGCAGCTGTGCAAG ATGCTGTTCTTGGCCACTTTCTTTCCCACCTGGGAAGGCGGCATCTATGACTTCATTGGG GAGTTCATGAAGGCCAGCGTGGACGTGGCAGACCTGATAGGCCTAAACCTTGTCATGTCCCGGAACGCCGGCAAGGGGGAATACAAGATCATGGTTGCTGCCCTGGGCTGGGCCACCGCCGAGCTCATTATGTCCCG CTGCATCCCCCTTTGGGTTGGAGCTCGGGGCATTGAGTTTGACTGGAAATACATCCAGATGAGCATCGACTCCAACATCAGCCTG GTCCATTACATCGTCGCCTCTGCCCAGGTGTGGATGATAACTCGCTACGACCTGTACCACACTTACCGGCCAGCAGTCCTCCTCCTGATGTTCCTTAGCGTCTACAAGGCCTTTGTCATGGA GACCTTCGTCCACCTCTGTTCCCTGGGCAGCTGGACAGCACTGCTGGCCCGAGCGCTGGTGACGGGGCTGCTGGCCCTCAGCACCTTGGCCCTGTATGTCGCCGTTGTCAACGTGCACTCCTAG
- the GAPDHS gene encoding glyceraldehyde-3-phosphate dehydrogenase, testis-specific has protein sequence MSKRDIVLTNVTVVQLLRQPCPVTRAPPPPEPRVEAEPEPPAQPQPQPEPIKEEVPPPPPPPPAPKKVRELIVGINGFGRIGRLVLRACMEKGVKVVAVNDPFIDLEYMVYMFKYDSTHGRYKGNVEHKKGQLVVDNNEISVFQCKQPKEIPWKSVGSPFVVEATGVYLSLEETKAHIEAGAQRVVICAPSPDAPMFVMGVNEKEYNPSSMKIVSNASCTTNCLAPLAKVIHERFGILEGLMTTVHSYTATQKTVDGPSKKAWRDGRGAHQNIIPASTGAAKAVGKVIPDLKGKLTGMAFRVPTPDVSVVDLTCRLAQPTPYSAIKDAIKAAAKGPMAGILAYTEDEVVSTDFLSDTHSSIFDAKAGIALNDNFVKLISWYDNEYGYSNRVVDLVRYMFSRDK, from the exons ATGTCGAAACGCGACATCGTCCTCACCAATGTCACCGTTGTCCAGCTGCTGCGACAGCCGTGCCCTG TAACCAGAGCACCGCCCCCACCAGAGCCCAGGGTTGAAGCAGAGCCTGAGCCCccggcccagccccagccccagccggAGCCAATCAAGGAGGAAGTCCCACCACCTCCACCGCCCCCTCCTGCACCTAAGAAGGTTCGGGAGCTGATAGTTGGCATCAATGG ATTCGGACGCATCGGTCGTCTAGTGCTGCGTGCCTGCATGGAGAAGGGCGTTAAGGTGGTAGCAGTGAACGACCCATTCATTGACCTGGAATATATG gtgTATATGTTTAAGTATGACTCCACCCATGGTCGATACAAGGGGAACGTGGAACACAAGAAAGGACAACTGGTCGTCGATAACAATGAGATCAGTGTCTTCCAGTG CAAGCAGCCCAAAGAAATCCCCTGGAAGTCTGTCGGGAGCCCCTTTGTGGTGGAGGCCACCGGTGTGTACCTGTCCTTAGAGGAAACTAAG GCCCACATCGAGGCAGGTGCCCAGCGTGTGGTCATCTGTGCGCCCTCTCCAGATGCACCCATGTTTGTCATGGGGGTGAACGAAAAGGAATATAACCCCAGCTCCATGAAAATCGTCAG CAATGCATCCTGCACCACCAACTGCCTGGCCCCCCTCGCCAAGGTCATCCATGAACGATTTGGGATTCTGGAAGGGCTGATG ACCACAGTCCATTCCTACACGGCCACCCAGAAGACAGTGGATGGGCCATCGAAGAAAGCCTGGCGAGACGGACGGGGCGCCCACCAGAACATCATCCCAGCCTCCACGGGGGCTGCTAAGGCCGTGGGCAAAGTCATCCCAGACCTCAAAGG gaagcTGACAGGAATGGCATTCCGAGTGCCAACCCCAGACGTGTCTGTGGTGGACCTGACCTGCCGCCTGGCCCAGCCTACCCCATACTCAGCCATCAAGGACGCCATCAAAGCAGCAGCCAAGGGGCCCATGGCTGGCATCCTTGCCTACACGGAAGATGAG GTCGTGTCCACGGACTTCCTTAGCGATACCCACTCGTCTATCTTCGATGCTAAGGCCGGCATCGCGCTCAACGACAATTTCGTGAAGCTCATTTCCTG gtaCGACAATGAATATGGCTACAGTAACCGAGTGGTGGACCTCGTCCGCTACATGTTCAGCAGAGACAAGTGA
- the SBSN gene encoding suprabasin, producing MHLASLLSSCSLLLLLGALPGWAANNDPIEKVIEGINRGLSSAEREVGKALEGINNGITQAGREVEKVFNGLSSMGNQAGKELEKGVQGLNRGLDKVAHGINNGVGHTGKEAEKLAHGVNHAAGQVGKEADTVIQGVPHGVNQAGSDAGRFGQGAHHATGQAGKEAEKFGQGAHHAAGQFGNEAEKFGQGAHHAAGQFGNEAEKFGQGVHHAAGQFGNEAEKFGQGVHHAAGQAGKEGEKIVQGVQHGVNQAGKEAEKFGQGVHHGAGQFGNEAEKFGQGVHHAAGQAGKEGEKIVQGVQHGVNQAGKEAEKFGQGVHHGAGQFGNEAEKFGQGVHHAAGQAGKEGEKIVQGVQHGVNQAGKEAEKFGKDVHYAAGQAGKEGEKIVQGVQHGVNQAGKEAEKFGKDVHYAAGQAGKEGEKIVQGVQHGVNQAGKEAEKFGQGAHHAAEQAGKQAGKVAQGVHDGVNQAGKEAEKLGHGVNHAAGQAGKEAEKLGQGVHHAAGQAGKQEDRLQQNVHNGVNQAGKEANQLLNDGHPGGSTTQHGGAATTTLTSGASVNKPFMALSVLWKSVTSIIP from the exons ATGCATCTTgccagtttgctcagctcctgcTCCCTCCTGCTGCTACTGGGGGCTCTGCCTGGATGGGCGGCCAACAATGATCCCATTGAGAAGGTCATTGAAGGGATCAACCGAGGGCTGAGCAGTGCAGAGAGAGAAGTGGGCAAGGCCCTGGAAGGCATCAACAATGGAATCACTCAAGCTGGAAGGGAAGTGGAGAAAGTTTTTAATGGACTCAGCAGCATGGGGAACCAGGCCGGCAAGGAGCTGGAGAAGGGTGTCCAGGGGCTCAACCGTGGCTTGGACAAGGTAGCCCATGGAATCAACAATGGCGTCGGACATAcaggaaaggaagcagagaagctTGCCCATGGGGTCAACCACGCTGCCGGACAGGTTGGGAAGGAGGCAGACACAGTGATTCAGGGGGTCCCTCATGGGGTCAACCAGGCGGGAAGTGATGCAGGGAGGTTTGGCCAGGGGGCCCACCATGCCACTGGGCAGGCTGGGAAAGAGGCAGAGAAGTTTGGTCAGGGGGCCCACCATGCCGCTGGGCAGTTTGGGAACGAGGCAGAGAAGTTTGGTCAGGGGGCCCACCATGCCGCTGGGCAGTTTGGGAACGAGGCAGAGAAGTTTGGGCAGGGGGTCCATCATGCGGCTGGGCAGTTTGGGAATGAGGCAGAGAAGTTTGGGCAGGGGGTCCACCATGCTGCCGGGCAGGctgggaaagagggagaaaaaatagTCCAGGGGGTCCAACATGGAGTGAATCAGgctgggaaggaggcagagaagtTTGGGCAGGGGGTCCACCATGGTGCTGGGCAGTTTGGGAATGAGGCAGAGAAGTTTGGTCAAGGAGTCCACCATGCTGCCGGGCAGGctgggaaagagggagaaaaaatagTCCAGGGGGTCCAACATGGAGTGAATCAGgctgggaaggaggcagagaagtTTGGGCAGGGGGTCCACCATGGTGCTGGGCAGTTTGGGAATGAGGCAGAGAAGTTTGGTCAAGGAGTCCACCATGCTGCCGGGCAGGctgggaaagagggagaaaaaatagTCCAGGGGGTCCAACATGGAGTGAATCAGgctgggaaggaggcagagaagtTTGGCAAGGATGTTCATTATGCTGCCGGGCAGGctgggaaagagggagaaaaaatagTCCAGGGGGTCCAACATGGAGTGAATCAGgctgggaaggaggcagagaagtTTGGCAAGGATGTTCATTATGCTGCCGGGCAGGctgggaaagagggagaaaaaatagTCCAGGGGGTCCAACATGGAGTGAATCAGgctgggaaggag gcagagaagtTTGGGCAGGGGGCCCACCACGCCGCTGAACAGGCCGGAAAGCAGGCGGGTAAAGTGGCTCAAGGGGTCCATGATGGGGTCAACCAGGCCGGCAAGGAGGCAGAGAAATTGGGCCATGGGGTCAACCACGCTGCTGGCCAGGCTGGAAAGGAAGCGGAGAAACTTGGCCAAGGTGTCCACCATGCTGCAGGCCAGGCCGGGAAGCAGGAGGACAGGTTGCAGCAGAATGTTCATAACGGGGTCAACCAAGCCGGCAAGGAGGCCAACCAGCTGCTGAAT GACGGTCATCCAGGCGGATCCACCACCCAGCACGGAGGGGCCGCAACCACAACCTTAACATCTGGA GCTTCGGTCAACAAGCCCTTCATGGCCTTGTCAGTCCTGTGGAAG AGCGTCACCAGCATCATTCCCTAA